The Neisseria yangbaofengii genome contains a region encoding:
- a CDS encoding ABC transporter permease has protein sequence MRTLRNIVTLMFKEFRSLFTDPVLLVLIAFMFTGSIISSAQISTDVKNATVGIIDQDRSTLSLRIRDAILPPYFKVPVEIKREDADELMDKNSLIFVLEIPPNFERDVQAGRRPSVQLLTDATMMTQAGLGSAYLTQIINREIREFVDMPSMPVVSPVMNIQFNPNGDSVWFLPIMQEGNNAALLILILVGAAVIRERERGTIEHMLVMPVNSFELMMSKILANSLVIMAAELLSVWLIVHHALGVPINGSIVLYAAGLWLFLFCVAALGVMLATVAPSMAQFGLLIIPIHMVTLLFSGSTSSRSNMPEAAQRISEYWPQTQFANFSQNVVFRGAGLDIVWPQMLALTLLGLAFLGYALLRFRKMLEQQG, from the coding sequence ATGAGAACCTTACGCAACATTGTCACGCTGATGTTTAAGGAATTCCGCAGCCTGTTTACCGATCCGGTGTTGTTGGTGTTGATTGCATTTATGTTTACCGGCTCAATCATCAGCTCGGCGCAAATCAGCACTGATGTGAAAAATGCGACGGTCGGCATCATCGATCAAGACCGCTCGACCTTGTCGCTGCGCATCCGTGATGCCATCTTGCCGCCTTATTTTAAAGTGCCGGTGGAAATCAAGCGTGAAGATGCCGATGAACTGATGGATAAAAACAGTTTGATTTTTGTGTTGGAGATCCCGCCGAATTTTGAACGTGATGTTCAAGCCGGACGCCGCCCGTCGGTGCAGCTTCTGACCGATGCAACCATGATGACGCAGGCCGGTTTGGGTTCGGCTTATCTGACTCAGATTATCAACCGCGAAATTCGGGAATTTGTCGACATGCCCTCGATGCCGGTGGTTTCGCCGGTGATGAATATTCAGTTTAACCCCAATGGCGACAGCGTATGGTTTCTGCCGATTATGCAGGAAGGCAACAATGCGGCGTTGCTGATTCTGATTTTGGTCGGCGCGGCGGTGATTCGCGAGCGCGAACGCGGCACGATTGAGCATATGCTGGTGATGCCGGTGAATAGTTTTGAATTGATGATGTCGAAGATTTTGGCTAACAGCTTGGTGATTATGGCGGCGGAATTGCTGTCGGTATGGCTGATTGTGCATCATGCGTTGGGTGTGCCGATTAATGGTTCAATCGTGCTTTATGCGGCAGGCTTGTGGCTGTTTCTGTTTTGCGTGGCAGCCTTGGGCGTAATGCTGGCCACCGTTGCCCCGAGCATGGCGCAATTCGGCTTATTGATTATCCCGATTCACATGGTGACGCTGCTGTTTTCAGGGTCAACATCTTCGCGCAGCAATATGCCTGAAGCCGCGCAAAGGATTAGCGAATATTGGCCGCAAACGCAATTTGCCAATTTCTCGCAAAATGTTGTTTTTCGCGGCGCGGGCTTGGATATTGTGTGGCCGCAAATGCTTGCCTTAACGCTGTTGGGTTTGGCCTTTTTGGGCTATGCATTGCTGCGCTTTAGAAAGATGCTTGAACAGCAGGGATAA
- a CDS encoding efflux transporter outer membrane subunit — MKKSVSISALYAAVSLLVTACQSTQIPLHSEINVPQSFSESEAAKGSEQIAQWWQHWHDPVLSRLVEQGLAQGYDVKIAVGRLNEARAAGRAAIADLGPQVGLGGQGAVVRGEVDNPLSGVASQIPQAGALGRDTMDIKGDQLMVGVSASWEPDIFGRKRSDADAAYYAALGRQEQVYGAQMLVAGDIAENYFKARAVQGRLKVADASINTLERLQQYVQGRFKAGHVSSYEVNEVSVQLTAAEAKRTTLQAEYGAYVRSIAVLTGHVPQSFGLPPSDADVLAKQPAAPGGQTPQGMLERRPDLRARIAQVNAYAAKLASAKADLLPRFSINFMGQGTRIGIDGSDSLKGWASLLSVGIQMPIFTNGRIKANIAAADARLQTALLQYDRQLLTALGEVDSAYQSVHAMQRQTGLMQTARRQAAQHANDTEKLFRNDYKTLDHALRAHLNENQMQENLIQAQLARAQMLVSLYKALGGGWPDSMNSSESGA; from the coding sequence ATGAAAAAATCCGTATCAATATCCGCCTTATACGCCGCTGTGTCGCTGCTCGTAACCGCTTGCCAAAGCACGCAGATTCCGCTTCATTCTGAGATTAATGTGCCGCAATCGTTTAGCGAAAGCGAAGCGGCAAAAGGCAGCGAACAAATCGCCCAATGGTGGCAGCATTGGCATGATCCGGTGTTGAGCCGTTTGGTTGAACAAGGCTTGGCGCAGGGCTATGATGTCAAAATTGCGGTCGGCCGCTTAAACGAAGCGCGTGCCGCCGGTCGGGCCGCCATCGCAGATTTAGGGCCGCAAGTCGGTTTGGGCGGGCAGGGTGCGGTTGTGCGCGGGGAAGTGGATAATCCGCTTTCGGGCGTGGCATCACAAATTCCGCAAGCGGGTGCATTGGGTAGAGACACAATGGATATCAAAGGCGATCAGTTGATGGTCGGTGTATCTGCTTCGTGGGAGCCGGATATTTTCGGCCGCAAACGCAGTGATGCTGATGCCGCCTATTACGCTGCTTTGGGTCGGCAAGAGCAGGTATATGGCGCGCAAATGTTAGTGGCCGGAGATATTGCCGAAAACTATTTCAAAGCACGCGCGGTACAAGGCCGTCTGAAAGTTGCGGATGCCAGCATTAACACGCTCGAACGCTTGCAGCAATATGTGCAGGGGCGTTTCAAAGCCGGTCATGTCAGTAGTTATGAGGTGAATGAAGTTAGCGTGCAGCTTACCGCCGCCGAAGCCAAACGCACCACGCTGCAAGCCGAATATGGCGCTTATGTGCGCAGTATTGCCGTGTTGACGGGGCATGTGCCGCAAAGCTTTGGCTTGCCGCCATCGGATGCGGACGTTTTAGCCAAGCAACCGGCAGCGCCAGGCGGACAAACGCCGCAAGGCATGCTGGAGCGTCGCCCCGATTTACGCGCCCGCATCGCACAAGTGAATGCTTATGCTGCTAAGTTGGCCAGCGCCAAAGCCGATTTGTTGCCTCGCTTCAGCATTAATTTTATGGGGCAAGGCACACGAATCGGTATTGACGGCAGCGATTCCTTGAAAGGTTGGGCAAGTCTGTTGAGCGTGGGTATTCAAATGCCGATTTTCACTAATGGCCGTATTAAAGCCAATATTGCCGCCGCCGATGCCCGCCTTCAGACGGCCTTGCTGCAATACGACCGGCAACTGTTAACCGCATTAGGCGAAGTCGATAGCGCCTATCAAAGCGTGCATGCCATGCAGCGACAAACGGGGCTGATGCAAACTGCCCGCCGTCAAGCCGCACAGCATGCGAATGACACGGAAAAACTGTTCCGCAACGATTACAAAACCTTAGACCACGCCTTGCGCGCACATTTGAACGAAAACCAAATGCAGGAAAACCTGATTCAGGCGCAGCTTGCCCGTGCGCAAATGCTGGTGTCGCTTTATAAGGCTTTAGGCGGCGGTTGGCCAGATAGCATGAATTCATCAGAATCGGGGGCATAA
- the nrdA gene encoding class 1a ribonucleoside-diphosphate reductase subunit alpha produces the protein MNATTHLQVTKRDGRLEPIDLEKIHRVVSWAAEGLNNVSVSQVELKSHIQFYNGIRTDDIHETIIKAAADLISQESPDYQYLAARLAIFHLRKIAYGEFEPPHLYDHVQKLTQAGKYDRHILEDYSREEFDELNAYIDHKRDMTFSYAAVKQLEGKYLVQNRVTRQIYETPQFLYILVAMCLFSKYPETTRLDYVKRFYDAVSTFKVSLPTPIMSGVRTPTRQFSSCVLIECDDSLDSINATTSAIVKYVSQRAGIGINAGRIRGLGSEIRGGEAQHTGCIPFFKMFQAAVKSCSQGGVRGGAATLFYPMWHWEVENLLVLKNNRGVEDNRVRHLDYGVQINRLLYTRLIKGGNITLFSPNEVPGLYDAFFADQDEFERLYTQYEQDESIRKRSVPATELFSSLMQERAGTGRIYIQNVDHCNTHSPFDPSVAPVRQSNLCLEIALPTKPLEHINDENGEIALCTLSAFNLGALQHLDEFEELADLTVRALDALLDYQDYPVPAARIATMNRRTLGIGVINYAYYLAKNGVRYSDDSALALTHRTFEAMQYYLLKASVNLAKEYGACPLFNETVYSQGKLPVDTYKKDLDGICQEPLHYDWESLRADIVKYGLRNSTLTALMPSETSSQIANATNGIEPPRGLVSVKASKDGILKQVVPEFETFNRQYETLWQLPGNDGYLKLVGIMQKFVDQAISANTSYDPAKFEGGKVPMKQMLKDLLTAYKYGVKTLYYHNTRDGADDTQTDLQDDGCAGGACKI, from the coding sequence ATGAATGCAACCACTCACTTGCAAGTAACCAAACGTGACGGACGTTTGGAGCCGATTGATTTGGAAAAAATCCACCGTGTCGTTAGTTGGGCAGCCGAAGGTTTGAACAATGTTTCCGTTTCCCAAGTCGAATTGAAATCGCATATCCAGTTTTACAACGGCATCCGTACCGACGATATTCACGAAACCATCATCAAAGCGGCTGCCGACCTGATTTCACAGGAATCCCCCGATTACCAATATCTTGCTGCACGGCTGGCAATTTTCCATCTGCGCAAAATTGCCTACGGTGAATTCGAGCCGCCTCATCTGTATGACCATGTACAGAAACTCACGCAGGCAGGCAAATACGACCGACATATTTTGGAAGACTACAGCCGTGAAGAGTTTGACGAGTTAAATGCCTATATCGACCACAAACGGGATATGACCTTTTCTTACGCTGCCGTGAAGCAGCTGGAAGGCAAATATCTGGTGCAAAACCGTGTAACCCGCCAAATCTATGAAACGCCGCAGTTTCTGTATATTCTGGTGGCGATGTGCCTGTTCAGCAAATATCCGGAAACCACACGTCTGGATTATGTCAAACGCTTCTACGATGCGGTTTCTACTTTTAAAGTATCGCTGCCGACCCCGATTATGAGCGGCGTGCGTACGCCGACCCGCCAATTCTCAAGCTGCGTACTGATTGAATGCGACGACAGCCTGGATTCGATTAACGCCACCACCAGTGCGATTGTGAAATATGTTTCACAACGTGCCGGCATCGGCATCAATGCCGGCCGTATCCGCGGTTTGGGAAGTGAAATCCGTGGCGGCGAAGCGCAGCATACCGGCTGCATTCCGTTTTTCAAAATGTTCCAAGCAGCGGTGAAATCCTGTTCACAAGGCGGCGTGCGCGGCGGTGCGGCAACGCTGTTTTACCCGATGTGGCACTGGGAAGTGGAAAACCTGCTGGTGCTGAAAAACAACCGGGGCGTGGAAGACAACCGTGTCCGCCATTTGGACTACGGCGTGCAAATCAACCGCCTGCTCTATACCCGCCTGATTAAAGGCGGCAATATTACCCTGTTTTCGCCCAACGAAGTGCCGGGCTTGTATGACGCATTTTTTGCCGACCAAGACGAATTCGAGCGTTTGTACACCCAATACGAGCAAGACGAAAGCATACGCAAACGCAGCGTTCCGGCAACCGAACTGTTTTCATCATTAATGCAGGAACGTGCCGGTACCGGACGGATTTACATTCAAAACGTCGATCACTGCAACACCCACAGCCCGTTTGACCCGAGCGTTGCGCCGGTGCGCCAGTCCAACCTGTGTTTGGAAATCGCCCTGCCGACCAAACCGCTGGAACACATCAACGATGAAAACGGCGAAATCGCCCTATGTACCCTTTCCGCATTCAATCTCGGTGCATTGCAGCATTTGGACGAATTTGAAGAACTTGCCGATTTAACCGTGCGTGCCTTGGATGCTTTGCTTGATTATCAGGATTATCCCGTTCCGGCTGCCCGCATTGCCACTATGAACCGCCGTACTTTGGGCATCGGCGTGATTAACTATGCTTATTATCTGGCGAAAAACGGCGTGCGTTACAGCGACGATTCCGCTCTTGCGCTGACCCACCGCACCTTTGAAGCCATGCAGTATTACCTGCTCAAAGCCTCGGTTAATCTGGCCAAAGAATACGGCGCTTGTCCATTGTTTAACGAAACCGTTTATTCGCAAGGCAAACTGCCGGTTGATACCTACAAAAAAGATTTGGATGGCATCTGCCAAGAGCCGCTGCACTACGATTGGGAAAGCCTGCGTGCCGATATCGTGAAATACGGCCTGCGCAACTCCACCCTGACCGCATTGATGCCGTCTGAAACCAGCTCGCAAATCGCCAACGCCACCAACGGCATCGAACCGCCTCGAGGTTTGGTTTCCGTAAAAGCCTCGAAAGACGGCATTTTGAAACAGGTCGTTCCGGAATTTGAAACGTTCAACCGCCAATACGAAACCCTGTGGCAACTGCCGGGCAACGACGGCTATCTGAAGCTGGTCGGCATTATGCAGAAGTTTGTCGATCAGGCGATTTCCGCCAACACCAGCTATGACCCGGCCAAATTCGAAGGCGGCAAAGTGCCGATGAAACAAATGCTCAAAGACTTGCTGACCGCCTACAAATACGGCGTGAAAACCCTGTATTACCACAACACCCGAGACGGTGCCGACGATACCCAAACCGATTTGCAGGACGACGGCTGCGCGGGCGGGGCTTGCAAGATTTAA
- the nrdB gene encoding class Ia ribonucleoside-diphosphate reductase subunit beta, with product MSYSTFPKTANDALKEPMFFGQSVNVARYDQQKYEIFEKLIEKQLSFFWRPEEIDVSRDRIDYANLPEHEKHIFISNLKYQTLLDSIQGRSPNVALLPLVSIPELETWIETWSFSETIHSRSYTHIIRNIVNDPSIVFDDIVQNQYIIARAEDIACYYDDLIEYTQYYNLLGEGRHTVNGNSITVSLRELKKKLYLCLMCVNVLEAIRFYVSFACSFAFAERELMEGNAKIIKLIARDEALHLTSTQHMLNLMRAGEDDAEMAEIAAELENECFELFKKAAMQEKEWAAYLFKDGSMIGLNKEILGQYVEYITNLRMQAVGLKPAFEKANQNPIPWINAWLSSDNVQVAPQEVEISSYLIGQIDSEVNADDLGDFEL from the coding sequence ATGTCCTACAGCACTTTCCCGAAAACCGCCAATGATGCGCTGAAAGAGCCGATGTTTTTCGGCCAGTCGGTGAACGTAGCCCGTTATGACCAGCAGAAATACGAAATCTTTGAAAAACTGATTGAAAAACAGCTTTCCTTCTTCTGGCGGCCGGAAGAGATTGACGTTTCGCGCGACCGTATCGACTATGCCAATCTGCCGGAACACGAAAAACATATTTTCATCAGCAATTTAAAATACCAAACCCTGCTCGATTCGATTCAAGGCCGCAGCCCGAATGTGGCTTTGTTGCCGCTGGTGTCGATTCCCGAACTGGAAACCTGGATTGAAACATGGTCGTTTTCCGAGACCATTCATTCCCGCAGTTACACCCACATTATCCGCAATATCGTCAACGACCCGTCGATTGTGTTTGATGATATTGTACAAAATCAATATATTATCGCCCGAGCCGAAGACATCGCCTGCTATTATGACGATTTAATCGAATATACCCAATATTACAATCTGTTAGGCGAAGGCCGGCATACCGTTAACGGCAACAGTATTACCGTCAGCCTGCGGGAATTGAAGAAAAAGCTGTATCTGTGCCTGATGTGTGTCAATGTTTTGGAAGCCATCCGCTTTTACGTTTCCTTCGCCTGCTCGTTTGCCTTTGCCGAACGGGAATTGATGGAAGGTAACGCCAAAATCATCAAACTCATTGCCCGAGACGAAGCGTTGCACCTTACCAGCACCCAACATATGCTGAACCTGATGCGTGCCGGCGAAGACGATGCCGAAATGGCGGAAATTGCTGCCGAATTGGAAAACGAATGTTTTGAGTTGTTCAAAAAAGCCGCCATGCAGGAAAAAGAATGGGCGGCCTACCTCTTTAAAGACGGCTCGATGATCGGCCTGAATAAGGAAATTTTGGGACAATACGTCGAATACATCACCAATCTGCGTATGCAGGCGGTCGGCCTGAAACCTGCTTTTGAAAAAGCCAACCAAAATCCGATTCCATGGATTAACGCATGGCTCTCTTCCGATAATGTTCAGGTTGCGCCGCAGGAAGTTGAAATTTCCTCTTATCTCATCGGCCAGATTGATTCGGAAGTCAATGCCGACGATTTGGGCGATTTCGAGCTGTAA
- the yfaE gene encoding class I ribonucleotide reductase maintenance protein YfaE, with amino-acid sequence MAIISTHDKIFELQNGETLLEGLERTGHEVEYQCRSGYCGSCRLKIISGKVGYDDFPLAFITPGEILPCCCRVTEDITLDCRIKIREPDLFDVDLFDKE; translated from the coding sequence ATGGCCATTATTAGCACACACGACAAAATTTTTGAGCTGCAAAACGGCGAGACCCTGCTGGAAGGGCTGGAGCGCACCGGCCACGAAGTCGAATACCAATGCCGCAGCGGCTATTGCGGTTCATGCCGTCTGAAAATCATCAGCGGCAAGGTCGGCTATGATGATTTCCCGTTGGCCTTTATCACACCCGGCGAAATCCTGCCGTGTTGCTGTCGGGTCACGGAAGACATCACGCTCGATTGCCGCATCAAAATCCGCGAGCCGGATTTGTTTGATGTGGATTTGTTTGACAAAGAATAA
- a CDS encoding replication-associated recombination protein A gives MNDLFTRQPDAPLAERLRPHSLDGIIGQQHLIGEGKPLRVAVEGGKPHSMLLWGPPGVGKTTLARILAQSFNAQFLPVSAVFSGVKDIRGTIEKAEIALQQGRATILFVDEVHRFNKAQQDAFLPHVESGLLTFIGATTENPSFEVNPALLSRAQVYVLQSLSAQDLQQLIEKVLALPEYQGFEINAEARELLVNTADGDARRMLNLLEQLLRAAGTRRLKTLDAAFLAESLGTQIRRFDKGGESFYNQISALHKSVRGSHPNAALYWFCRMLDGGADPRYLARRIVRMAWEDIGLADPRAFQIANDAATTFERLGSPEGELALAQAVLYLASAAKSNAGYNAYNQMRAFVHNNAGDEVPVHLRNAPTKLMKELGYGREYRYAHDEPHAYAAGETYMPDGLDEPEFYQPVPRGLEIKIGEKLAWLKSLDDEALKQND, from the coding sequence ATGAACGATTTATTTACCCGCCAACCCGACGCCCCGCTCGCCGAACGCCTGCGCCCGCATTCTTTAGACGGAATCATCGGCCAGCAGCACTTAATCGGTGAAGGCAAACCGCTGCGTGTGGCGGTGGAAGGCGGCAAACCGCATTCCATGCTGCTGTGGGGGCCGCCCGGTGTGGGTAAAACCACTTTGGCACGGATTCTTGCGCAAAGTTTCAATGCACAATTTCTGCCCGTGTCAGCAGTATTTTCCGGTGTGAAAGACATTCGAGGAACCATCGAAAAAGCCGAAATTGCCTTGCAACAAGGCCGGGCGACGATTTTATTTGTCGATGAAGTGCACCGTTTCAACAAAGCGCAGCAAGACGCCTTTTTACCGCACGTGGAAAGCGGTTTATTAACCTTTATCGGCGCAACTACGGAGAACCCGTCATTTGAAGTCAATCCGGCCTTGCTCAGCCGCGCGCAGGTGTATGTGTTGCAATCCTTATCTGCACAAGACTTGCAGCAATTGATTGAAAAAGTGCTGGCGTTGCCCGAATATCAAGGCTTTGAGATTAATGCGGAAGCACGCGAATTATTGGTGAACACAGCCGACGGCGATGCACGCCGCATGCTGAATTTATTGGAACAATTGCTTCGCGCCGCCGGCACACGCCGTCTGAAAACCCTAGATGCCGCGTTTCTCGCAGAAAGTTTGGGCACACAAATCCGCCGTTTTGATAAAGGCGGCGAGAGCTTCTACAACCAAATTTCCGCATTACACAAATCCGTGCGCGGCTCACACCCCAACGCCGCGCTGTATTGGTTCTGCCGCATGCTCGACGGCGGTGCCGATCCGCGCTATCTGGCGCGCCGCATTGTACGCATGGCTTGGGAAGACATCGGCCTGGCCGACCCGCGCGCCTTTCAGATTGCCAACGATGCCGCCACCACTTTTGAGCGGCTGGGCAGCCCCGAAGGCGAATTGGCTTTGGCGCAAGCCGTATTGTATTTGGCTTCGGCGGCGAAATCGAATGCAGGCTACAATGCCTACAACCAAATGCGTGCATTTGTGCACAACAATGCCGGCGACGAAGTGCCGGTACATTTGCGCAATGCGCCCACCAAGCTGATGAAAGAATTGGGCTACGGCCGCGAATACCGCTACGCCCATGACGAACCCCACGCCTATGCTGCCGGTGAAACCTATATGCCCGACGGTTTGGACGAACCTGAGTTTTACCAACCCGTACCGCGCGGTTTGGAAATCAAAATCGGTGAAAAACTGGCTTGGCTGAAATCGCTGGATGATGAAGCCTTGAAACAAAATGATTAG
- the thrC gene encoding threonine synthase translates to MKYISTRGATAPKSFSEVLLMGLAPDGGLMLPEHYPQVDEVTLQKWRTLSYPELAFEIISLFATDIPSGDLRDIVNRTYTEAAFGTKEITPVRSLSDGIKIEALSNGPTLAFKDMAMQFLGNAFEYVLNKEGKQINILGATSGDTGSAAEYALRGKKGVNVFMLSPEGKMSAFQRAQMFSLQDENIHNIAVEGMFDDCQDIVKAVQNDAEFKAKYHVGTVNSINWGRIVAQVAYYFAGYFNAATGNGQKVSFCVPSGNFGNVCAGHIARQMGLPVHRLIVATNENDVLDEFFKTGRYQPRTTEHTHVTSSPSMDISKASNFERFVFDLMDRDADKIQSLWAEVASGKGFDLKDYLEEIHEKYGFVSGKSTHADRLATIRQVYEQDGGLIDPHTADGVKVAREVREAGETIVCLETALAAKFDQTIYEAVGDVTIPRPAGLNGLEDLPQRVEVVKNDAELVKNIIRKALD, encoded by the coding sequence ATGAAATACATCAGCACGCGCGGTGCCACTGCGCCGAAATCGTTTAGCGAAGTATTATTGATGGGCTTGGCACCCGACGGCGGCTTGATGCTGCCCGAGCATTATCCGCAAGTGGACGAAGTGACCCTGCAAAAATGGCGCACGCTGAGTTATCCTGAGCTGGCGTTTGAAATCATCAGCCTGTTCGCTACCGATATTCCAAGCGGCGATTTGCGCGACATCGTCAACCGCACTTACACGGAAGCAGCTTTCGGCACCAAAGAAATCACGCCTGTGCGCAGCCTTTCAGACGGCATCAAAATCGAGGCCTTGTCCAATGGCCCGACCTTGGCCTTTAAAGACATGGCGATGCAGTTTTTGGGCAATGCGTTTGAATATGTGTTGAACAAAGAAGGCAAGCAAATCAACATTTTGGGTGCGACCAGCGGCGACACCGGTTCGGCTGCCGAATATGCTTTGCGCGGCAAAAAGGGGGTGAATGTATTTATGCTCTCGCCGGAGGGAAAAATGAGCGCGTTCCAACGCGCGCAAATGTTCAGCCTGCAAGACGAAAACATTCATAACATCGCAGTAGAAGGCATGTTTGACGATTGCCAAGATATCGTTAAAGCCGTGCAAAACGATGCCGAATTCAAAGCCAAATACCATGTCGGCACAGTTAATTCGATTAACTGGGGCCGCATCGTGGCGCAAGTGGCGTATTATTTCGCCGGCTATTTCAATGCCGCCACCGGCAACGGGCAAAAGGTGAGCTTCTGCGTGCCAAGCGGCAATTTCGGTAATGTGTGCGCCGGCCATATTGCGCGCCAGATGGGCTTGCCGGTACACCGCTTAATCGTGGCAACCAATGAAAACGATGTATTGGACGAGTTTTTCAAAACCGGCCGTTACCAACCGCGAACTACCGAGCACACCCACGTCACTTCCAGCCCGTCGATGGATATTTCCAAAGCGTCTAATTTTGAGCGTTTTGTGTTTGACTTGATGGATCGCGATGCCGACAAAATCCAAAGCCTGTGGGCCGAAGTGGCTTCCGGTAAAGGCTTTGATTTAAAAGACTATTTAGAAGAAATTCACGAGAAATACGGTTTCGTATCGGGAAAATCAACCCACGCCGACCGCTTGGCCACCATCCGCCAAGTGTACGAGCAAGACGGGGGACTGATTGATCCGCATACCGCCGACGGCGTGAAAGTGGCGCGTGAAGTACGCGAAGCAGGCGAAACCATTGTTTGCTTGGAAACCGCTTTGGCCGCCAAATTCGACCAAACCATTTACGAAGCCGTCGGCGATGTGACTATTCCGCGTCCGGCCGGTTTGAATGGTTTGGAAGATTTGCCGCAACGCGTCGAAGTGGTGAAAAACGATGCCGAACTGGTGAAAAACATCATTCGCAAAGCATTGGATTAA
- a CDS encoding ferredoxin--NADP reductase: MSSKFYTEKVLSVHHWTDAYFSFTCTRDESLRFENGQFVMIGLMVDGKPLMRAYSVASANWEEHLEFFSIKVQDGPLTSRLQHLQVGDEVLISKKPTGTLVAGDLNPGKHLYLLSTGTGLAPFLSVTKDPEIYEQFEKVILVHGVRYKQDLAYYDHFAKELPEHEYLGGMVKEKLIYYPVVSREEFEHQGRLTDLMKSGKLFEDIGLPPMNPQDDRAMLCGSTAMNKDTAAILDSFGLTPSPKVGQRGDYLIERAFVDQ, translated from the coding sequence ATGTCATCAAAATTTTACACTGAAAAAGTGTTGTCAGTGCATCACTGGACAGATGCTTATTTCTCTTTCACCTGCACCCGCGATGAATCATTGCGCTTTGAAAACGGCCAATTTGTGATGATTGGCTTGATGGTGGACGGCAAGCCTTTGATGCGTGCCTACAGCGTGGCTTCGGCCAACTGGGAAGAGCATTTGGAATTTTTCAGCATTAAAGTGCAAGATGGTCCTTTGACCAGCCGTTTGCAGCATTTGCAAGTGGGCGATGAAGTGTTGATCAGTAAAAAACCGACCGGCACTTTGGTGGCAGGAGACTTGAATCCGGGCAAACATTTGTATCTGCTGAGCACCGGTACCGGCCTTGCCCCATTCTTGAGCGTCACCAAAGACCCTGAAATTTATGAGCAATTTGAAAAAGTGATTCTGGTGCACGGTGTGCGTTACAAGCAAGATTTGGCCTATTACGACCACTTCGCCAAAGAATTGCCGGAGCATGAATACTTAGGCGGTATGGTTAAAGAAAAATTGATTTACTATCCTGTGGTGTCACGCGAAGAATTCGAACATCAAGGCCGTCTGACCGATTTGATGAAGAGTGGCAAATTGTTTGAAGACATCGGTTTGCCGCCGATGAATCCGCAAGACGACCGTGCCATGTTGTGCGGCAGCACCGCGATGAACAAAGACACTGCCGCCATTCTCGACAGCTTCGGCCTGACTCCGTCGCCAAAAGTCGGCCAACGTGGCGATTACTTGATTGAACGCGCGTTTGTGGATCAATAA
- the aroD gene encoding type I 3-dehydroquinate dehydratase produces the protein MNTVQIKNVTLGAGSPKIAVPLVAKNPDGLQQAIAGLAGLSFDIVEFRVDFLDTAADADAVLAQTEMVRQALPDTPLLFTFRRAAEGGECPCDDDYYFDLIHRAIKSGLVDIIDIELFAGDEKVRAAVQAAKGKGVVALLCNHDFDKTPEKEEITGRLKKMESLGADICKIAVMPQSTADVLTLLEATQEVYQTAKQPIVTMSMGKLGVISRLAGQTFGSAMTFGAAAKASAPGQIGANDLRQILETLA, from the coding sequence ATGAATACCGTTCAAATCAAAAACGTGACACTGGGCGCAGGCAGCCCGAAAATTGCCGTACCGCTGGTCGCCAAAAATCCAGACGGCCTGCAACAAGCGATTGCCGGTTTGGCAGGGTTGAGCTTCGATATTGTGGAATTTCGTGTTGATTTTTTAGACACCGCCGCTGATGCGGATGCCGTGTTGGCGCAAACGGAAATGGTGCGCCAAGCCTTGCCGGATACGCCGTTACTGTTTACTTTCCGCCGTGCAGCAGAAGGTGGTGAATGCCCTTGTGACGATGACTATTATTTCGACTTAATTCACCGCGCAATTAAATCGGGGTTGGTCGACATCATTGATATCGAACTGTTTGCCGGTGATGAAAAAGTTCGAGCAGCGGTACAGGCTGCGAAAGGCAAAGGCGTGGTTGCGCTGTTGTGCAACCATGATTTTGACAAAACGCCAGAGAAAGAAGAGATTACCGGCCGTCTGAAAAAAATGGAAAGCTTGGGTGCGGACATCTGCAAAATTGCGGTGATGCCGCAAAGCACTGCCGATGTGCTGACCTTGTTGGAGGCCACGCAAGAAGTGTATCAAACAGCCAAGCAGCCGATAGTGACCATGTCTATGGGTAAACTCGGCGTCATCAGTCGCTTGGCCGGACAAACTTTCGGTTCGGCCATGACTTTCGGCGCTGCAGCCAAAGCGTCGGCGCCGGGTCAGATTGGTGCGAATGATTTGCGACAGATTCTGGAGACTCTGGCGTAA